One window of Salegentibacter sp. Hel_I_6 genomic DNA carries:
- the dapB gene encoding 4-hydroxy-tetrahydrodipicolinate reductase, with the protein MKIALLGYGKMGKTIEEIALNRGHEIVLKLEEDIDTFEIEKMEIDVAIDFSVPKAAYKNITTCFKNKIPVVCGTTGWLDDYEKAVDLCKKEDSAFIYASNFSVGVNLFFELNKTLAKMMNGMDDYTVEIEEIHHTQKQDAPSGTAISLAQQIIAENDKKNNWQLDHAEEDEIPVKAGRIDDVPGTHTVSYKSKIDSIEIMHTAHSRQGFALGAVIAAEWIKDKKGIFTMKDVLASQLKNL; encoded by the coding sequence ATGAAAATAGCACTTTTAGGATACGGAAAAATGGGTAAAACCATAGAAGAGATTGCATTAAACCGTGGTCACGAAATTGTTTTGAAACTCGAAGAAGATATAGATACATTCGAGATAGAGAAGATGGAGATTGATGTTGCCATAGACTTTAGTGTTCCAAAAGCAGCATATAAAAACATCACCACTTGTTTTAAAAATAAGATTCCGGTGGTTTGTGGCACAACTGGATGGTTAGATGATTATGAAAAAGCAGTGGATCTTTGTAAAAAAGAAGATAGCGCATTCATTTATGCTTCAAATTTTAGTGTGGGTGTAAATCTTTTCTTTGAATTGAATAAAACCCTTGCAAAAATGATGAATGGCATGGACGACTACACCGTAGAAATTGAAGAAATTCATCATACCCAGAAACAAGACGCTCCTAGTGGGACTGCAATTAGCCTGGCTCAACAAATAATTGCCGAAAACGACAAGAAGAACAACTGGCAGTTAGATCACGCTGAAGAAGATGAAATTCCGGTTAAAGCAGGAAGAATAGACGATGTTCCTGGTACCCATACCGTTTCTTACAAATCTAAAATAGATTCTATAGAAATTATGCATACTGCACATTCTCGCCAGGGGTTTGCTTTAGGCGCAGTAATTGCTGCCGAATGGATTAAAGACAAAAAGGGCATCTTCACCATGAAAGATGTATTAGCCAGTCAGCTAAAAAATTTATAG
- a CDS encoding tol-pal system YbgF family protein translates to MATYKKKGYKPSNKEEQQNQVEDESTTAEVFNTLDEGAGRTETWVAENQKYIYIIVGVAIVAVLGYLAYERFVSEPKQEEAANEMAQAQNYFASALNSSGAQRDSLFTMSLNGGEGKYGFLDIIDNYGSTDAANLATYNAGFAYLNTGNYQEAINYLEDFKSDDEVLAALATGGIGDAFMQLEQPEEALDYYDKAASMRSNEFTTPKFLLKAAITALEVGQPAEAEQYLQQLKDEYPEAPEAEKVPVYMGQARASKK, encoded by the coding sequence ATGGCAACTTACAAGAAAAAAGGATATAAACCATCTAATAAGGAAGAACAGCAAAATCAAGTAGAGGATGAATCTACAACAGCTGAAGTATTTAACACTCTGGATGAAGGTGCCGGCAGGACCGAAACCTGGGTAGCAGAGAATCAAAAGTACATCTATATTATTGTTGGTGTGGCTATCGTGGCTGTTTTGGGTTATTTGGCCTATGAACGTTTTGTAAGTGAACCTAAACAGGAAGAAGCAGCCAATGAAATGGCACAGGCACAAAATTATTTTGCTTCTGCCTTAAACTCTTCTGGAGCGCAGCGCGACTCACTTTTTACTATGTCTTTAAATGGAGGTGAAGGTAAATATGGTTTTCTTGATATTATAGATAACTACGGAAGTACTGACGCAGCAAACCTTGCGACTTACAATGCCGGTTTCGCATATTTGAACACCGGTAATTATCAGGAAGCTATTAACTACCTTGAAGACTTTAAAAGTGATGATGAAGTTTTAGCAGCTTTAGCTACGGGAGGAATAGGAGATGCCTTTATGCAATTAGAACAACCGGAAGAAGCTTTAGATTACTATGATAAAGCGGCTTCAATGCGATCTAATGAATTTACAACACCAAAATTTTTACTAAAAGCAGCTATTACCGCATTAGAGGTAGGGCAGCCAGCAGAGGCAGAACAGTACCTTCAGCAGTTAAAAGATGAGTATCCCGAAGCTCCTGAAGCGGAAAAGGTACCAGTCTACATGGGGCAGGCTCGTGCTTCAAAAAAATAA
- the ribH gene encoding 6,7-dimethyl-8-ribityllumazine synthase produces MATAGNNLSDYDKNKLPDASDFRFGIVVSEWNDKITEGLYEGAYNALIENAVQPKRIVRWNVPGSFELIYGCKKMQESFDMLDAIIAIGSVIEGETKHFDFVCEGVTQGIKDLNVQNDTPIIFCVLTDQNMQQAIDRSGGKHGNKGTEAAIAAIKMAKLRQDARY; encoded by the coding sequence ATGGCAACAGCAGGAAATAACCTTTCAGATTACGATAAAAATAAACTTCCCGATGCGAGTGATTTTCGCTTCGGGATTGTTGTTTCAGAATGGAACGACAAAATTACCGAAGGCCTCTATGAAGGTGCTTACAATGCACTTATAGAAAACGCCGTACAACCAAAAAGGATTGTTCGTTGGAATGTCCCCGGCAGTTTTGAGCTCATCTACGGTTGTAAAAAAATGCAGGAAAGTTTTGATATGCTAGACGCCATCATCGCCATAGGTAGCGTGATAGAGGGTGAGACCAAGCATTTCGATTTTGTATGTGAAGGTGTAACCCAGGGAATTAAAGATCTTAATGTTCAAAACGATACTCCAATTATTTTTTGCGTTTTAACCGATCAAAATATGCAGCAAGCCATTGATCGTAGTGGTGGGAAACACGGTAATAAGGGTACTGAAGCTGCTATTGCCGCTATTAAGATGGCAAAACTACGCCAGGACGCCAGGTATTAA
- a CDS encoding endonuclease/exonuclease/phosphatase family protein, giving the protein MKNLGLLDKIIFIINSLFATALLLSYLLAFIPPKSFPLLSVLSLGVPVLILINLVFMVFWIIRFKKQFLLSLIILLIGYNYVTSLYQFSSNKQSSEEELSIMSYNVRMFNTYGWTDEKNIPEKITNFITEKDPDILLTQEHTVDQTKLKEIYPYHFVHKKGRNSEFGSAIFSKYPIIQRISLDFPHDGNNNAIYTDLLIKEDTIRVFNVHFQSLNVKPDIGALRREDSKKLLGRLGYGFSLQQEQAEMLMEKVNKTPYRTIVAGDFNNTAFSYIYEFINPNGRFKDAFLHSGKGFGETFKLTVFPLRIDFMLLEERIEIKNFERFEVELSDHYPILTRFKI; this is encoded by the coding sequence ATGAAAAACCTCGGACTTCTGGATAAAATTATCTTTATCATTAATTCACTGTTTGCAACGGCATTATTATTATCTTATTTACTTGCTTTTATTCCCCCAAAATCATTTCCCTTACTTTCTGTATTAAGTCTTGGAGTTCCTGTGTTAATCCTTATAAACCTGGTTTTTATGGTTTTTTGGATCATAAGATTTAAGAAGCAGTTTTTATTGTCTTTAATTATTCTACTTATCGGTTATAACTATGTAACAAGTCTTTATCAGTTTAGTTCTAATAAGCAATCTTCTGAAGAGGAATTGAGCATTATGAGCTATAATGTTAGAATGTTTAATACTTACGGCTGGACCGATGAAAAGAATATTCCTGAGAAAATTACAAATTTTATAACTGAAAAAGATCCTGATATTTTGCTCACCCAGGAGCACACGGTAGACCAAACGAAGTTAAAAGAAATTTATCCTTATCATTTTGTACATAAGAAAGGAAGAAATTCTGAATTTGGATCTGCCATTTTTTCTAAGTATCCAATAATCCAGAGAATTTCTTTAGATTTTCCTCACGATGGTAATAATAATGCCATCTATACCGATTTATTGATAAAAGAAGACACGATTCGTGTTTTTAATGTGCATTTTCAATCACTTAATGTAAAGCCTGATATTGGCGCCTTGCGAAGAGAAGATTCTAAAAAGTTGCTGGGACGCCTTGGTTATGGCTTTAGCTTACAGCAGGAGCAGGCAGAAATGTTGATGGAAAAAGTGAATAAAACTCCTTACAGGACTATTGTGGCCGGGGATTTTAATAACACAGCATTTTCTTACATCTATGAATTTATAAATCCTAATGGTAGGTTTAAGGATGCATTTTTACATTCCGGGAAAGGTTTCGGTGAGACCTTTAAATTAACTGTATTTCCCTTACGTATAGATTTTATGCTCTTAGAGGAAAGAATAGAAATAAAGAACTTTGAGAGGTTTGAAGTAGAACTTTCTGATCACTACCCGATCTTAACCAGGTTTAAAATTTAA
- the mutL gene encoding DNA mismatch repair endonuclease MutL, protein MSDIIQLLPDHVANQIAAGEVVQRPASVVKELVENAIDAGSESIQVVIKDAGKTLIQVVDDGKGMSLTDARMSFERHATSKIKAAEDLFSLQTKGFRGEALASIAAIAHVELKTKPGDDEVGTQIKIEGSKVTSQDVCVCPKGSSVSVKNLFYNIPARRNFLKSDSVETRHIIDEFQRVALAHPQITFSLFHNGSELFQLPETNHRQRITNIFGGKTNEKLVPVTEETEIVEISGFVGKPEFAKKSRGEQFFFVNNRFIKSPYLNHAVVAAFEGLLKDKSYPSYFLFLKVDPKSIDINIHPTKTEIKFDDEHALYAILRSAIKHSLGQFNVAPVLDFDRDANLDTPYDYKNRSAEVPQVEVDRNFNPFQEENARTHKTNSNSFSSGFKRERSESWESLYSGLQTEDTPEPDSDFREIEFESEEVTGNLFQPSEDSQEKSTFQLHKKYIVSTLKSGILVIDQHRAHTRILYEEMLKNITVSAAVSQQLLFPLNLQFNNHEVEILKELKDSLEQTGFVFSEVKSDSVEIVGIPTLISESEVEILLEQLIADFENDVPDNGFSQTDLLAKSLAKGMAVKSGTLLNNTEQQHIVNRLFACKEPGLSPSNRSVFVTLTVDELDKKFM, encoded by the coding sequence ATGTCAGATATAATTCAACTTTTACCAGACCATGTAGCGAACCAGATTGCTGCCGGGGAAGTGGTGCAAAGACCAGCTTCTGTTGTGAAAGAATTGGTAGAGAATGCTATTGATGCCGGTTCTGAAAGTATTCAGGTAGTGATTAAAGATGCCGGAAAGACACTTATCCAGGTAGTTGATGATGGAAAGGGAATGAGTCTTACCGATGCCCGAATGAGTTTTGAGCGTCACGCTACCTCAAAAATTAAAGCTGCTGAAGATCTTTTTAGTTTACAAACCAAAGGTTTTAGAGGGGAGGCTTTGGCTTCTATCGCGGCGATTGCTCACGTAGAATTAAAAACGAAGCCCGGGGATGATGAAGTGGGCACGCAAATTAAAATTGAAGGCAGTAAAGTAACCAGTCAGGATGTTTGTGTCTGTCCTAAGGGAAGCTCGGTAAGTGTAAAAAACCTATTTTATAACATTCCGGCACGAAGAAATTTTCTGAAATCAGATTCCGTAGAAACAAGGCATATTATAGATGAATTTCAACGTGTGGCTTTAGCACATCCACAAATTACTTTTTCTTTATTTCATAATGGAAGTGAACTTTTTCAACTTCCTGAAACCAATCACAGGCAACGAATTACAAATATTTTTGGTGGAAAGACCAATGAAAAACTGGTTCCGGTAACCGAAGAGACTGAAATTGTTGAAATTTCAGGATTTGTTGGAAAACCTGAATTTGCTAAGAAATCACGGGGAGAACAATTCTTTTTTGTAAATAATCGATTTATAAAAAGTCCTTACTTAAATCACGCCGTGGTAGCTGCTTTTGAGGGTTTATTAAAAGATAAATCTTATCCCAGTTATTTTCTTTTCCTCAAAGTAGATCCTAAAAGTATAGATATCAATATTCATCCTACCAAAACTGAAATAAAGTTTGATGATGAGCATGCGCTTTACGCTATTTTAAGAAGTGCGATAAAACATAGTTTGGGACAATTTAATGTAGCACCTGTTTTAGATTTTGATCGGGATGCGAATCTTGATACACCCTACGATTATAAAAATAGGTCGGCAGAAGTTCCGCAGGTAGAGGTAGACCGCAATTTTAATCCTTTCCAGGAAGAAAATGCCCGAACTCATAAAACAAATTCTAATTCCTTTTCTTCCGGTTTTAAAAGAGAACGAAGCGAAAGTTGGGAAAGTCTTTATTCAGGCCTTCAAACAGAAGATACACCCGAGCCGGATAGCGATTTTAGGGAAATTGAATTTGAAAGTGAAGAAGTAACCGGAAATTTATTTCAACCTTCGGAAGATTCACAAGAAAAATCTACCTTTCAGCTTCATAAAAAATATATAGTAAGTACGCTTAAAAGTGGAATTTTGGTGATAGACCAACACCGGGCGCATACTAGAATACTTTATGAAGAAATGCTGAAAAATATTACCGTTTCAGCCGCGGTGAGCCAACAATTGCTGTTTCCGCTTAATCTTCAGTTTAATAATCACGAGGTAGAAATATTAAAGGAGCTAAAAGATTCGCTGGAACAAACAGGATTCGTATTTTCAGAAGTAAAAAGTGATTCCGTAGAAATTGTGGGAATTCCTACTTTAATTTCGGAAAGCGAAGTTGAAATATTACTGGAACAACTTATTGCCGATTTTGAAAACGATGTGCCAGATAATGGTTTTTCACAAACCGATTTGCTGGCAAAGTCACTGGCAAAAGGAATGGCTGTAAAATCTGGAACGCTTTTAAACAATACCGAGCAACAACATATCGTTAACCGATTGTTTGCTTGTAAAGAACCTGGGTTAAGCCCGTCTAACAGATCGGTTTTCGTTACTTTAACGGTAGACGAGCTGGATAAAAAATTTATGTAA
- a CDS encoding rhomboid family intramembrane serine protease, with amino-acid sequence MGRITDTVKVLLIINIIFFVGSQFLGDYAYQLFALWFFESENFMPWQFVTHMFMHGSLMHIIFNMYALWAFGGPIEQMLGQKKFIFFYFSAGLGAAFLHTLVNYIEFKTGYNALLDAGMSMGSIEQLIKTGEYSTAILDSVPKETLQDLYQSVNTPAVGASGAIYGILVAFGMMFPNVELFLLFVPVPIKAKYFIPVLILIDLFSGLTGYSLFGGGVAHFAHIGGALFGFIMMWYWKKNQFNQNRWD; translated from the coding sequence ATGGGAAGAATTACCGATACTGTAAAAGTACTTTTAATCATCAATATTATTTTTTTTGTTGGTAGCCAGTTTCTTGGAGATTATGCTTATCAATTATTTGCGCTTTGGTTTTTTGAAAGCGAGAATTTTATGCCGTGGCAGTTTGTGACCCATATGTTTATGCACGGCAGCCTGATGCATATTATTTTTAATATGTATGCTCTGTGGGCCTTTGGTGGACCTATTGAACAAATGCTGGGACAGAAGAAATTTATTTTCTTTTACTTTTCTGCGGGGCTGGGAGCCGCATTTTTACATACGCTGGTAAATTATATAGAATTTAAAACCGGTTATAATGCCTTGCTGGATGCCGGGATGAGTATGGGAAGTATAGAACAATTGATCAAAACCGGTGAATATTCTACAGCCATATTAGATTCGGTGCCAAAAGAAACTTTGCAGGACTTATATCAAAGTGTGAATACTCCTGCGGTAGGAGCATCTGGAGCTATCTACGGAATTCTTGTTGCTTTTGGGATGATGTTCCCCAATGTAGAATTATTCCTTTTATTTGTACCGGTGCCTATTAAAGCGAAATACTTTATTCCTGTTTTAATTTTAATCGATTTATTTTCAGGATTAACAGGATATTCGTTATTTGGTGGAGGTGTTGCTCACTTTGCACATATTGGTGGCGCACTGTTTGGCTTTATTATGATGTGGTACTGGAAGAAAAACCAGTTTAACCAAAATCGCTGGGATTGA
- a CDS encoding DUF5683 domain-containing protein yields MKISQVFTMLFFLLFVISLTAQEDTLISENPKIEESISEESEEKDYKPYNALAPAKAAFYSAILPGLGQAYNGRYWKIPLVYAGIGTGVYFYIANDKQWNRYRDAYKNRLAGRDDEFTINGDQKIADAALIRAQELYRKNKEISILVTAGFYILNIIDANVDAHLQQFNVSEDLSLQPNLDFNNFTGKSQYGLSLNYRF; encoded by the coding sequence GTGAAGATTAGTCAGGTATTTACGATGCTTTTCTTTTTGTTGTTTGTGATTTCACTAACTGCACAAGAAGACACTTTAATATCTGAAAACCCTAAAATTGAAGAAAGTATTTCAGAAGAATCAGAAGAAAAGGATTATAAACCTTATAATGCCCTGGCACCGGCTAAGGCTGCATTTTATTCCGCAATATTACCGGGTTTAGGACAGGCATACAATGGTCGTTATTGGAAAATCCCGCTCGTATATGCGGGAATTGGTACCGGAGTTTATTTTTATATAGCCAACGATAAACAATGGAATCGCTATAGGGACGCTTATAAAAACAGGCTCGCTGGCAGAGATGATGAGTTTACTATAAATGGTGACCAAAAAATAGCTGACGCTGCACTTATAAGAGCCCAGGAATTATATAGAAAAAATAAAGAAATTTCAATTTTAGTAACCGCTGGATTCTATATTTTAAATATAATAGATGCTAATGTAGATGCGCATTTGCAGCAATTTAATGTTAGCGAAGATTTAAGCTTACAACCAAATTTAGATTTTAATAATTTTACGGGAAAATCCCAGTATGGATTATCATTAAATTACAGATTTTAG
- a CDS encoding WbqC family protein has protein sequence MKEILIHPAYFGPVSQFVALVKADKVFFENQDNYQKQTYRNRMYIYDSNGKLLLNIPIRHRSTLTGEPKEAGKHQLYKEVKIENDFEWQKQHWRALKASYQTSPFFEFYEDEVYPLYHTKFEYLIDFNYACLEFVTDALQLDLEINKTSDYILHPQDKNDLRYLIKAKSEQKFNLGHYTQVFQDKHGFISDLSILDLIFNEGPNSLNFLEEQEVKF, from the coding sequence ATGAAAGAAATACTTATACATCCGGCCTATTTTGGGCCGGTTTCTCAATTTGTAGCGCTGGTAAAAGCAGATAAAGTTTTCTTTGAAAACCAAGACAATTATCAAAAACAAACTTATAGAAACCGGATGTATATTTATGATTCTAATGGGAAATTATTATTAAATATTCCTATCAGGCATCGCTCTACACTCACTGGAGAGCCTAAGGAAGCAGGAAAACACCAGTTATATAAAGAAGTTAAAATTGAAAACGATTTTGAATGGCAAAAGCAACATTGGCGTGCTTTAAAAGCCTCATACCAAACTTCTCCATTTTTTGAGTTTTATGAAGATGAAGTTTATCCCCTTTATCATACAAAATTCGAGTATTTAATAGATTTCAATTATGCCTGTTTGGAGTTTGTAACTGATGCCCTTCAGTTGGATCTGGAAATCAATAAAACTTCAGATTATATCCTTCATCCTCAAGATAAAAATGATCTCCGCTATTTAATTAAGGCTAAATCAGAACAAAAATTTAATCTTGGGCACTATACCCAGGTTTTCCAGGACAAGCACGGTTTTATATCTGATTTAAGTATTTTAGACCTGATTTTTAATGAAGGACCCAATAGTTTAAACTTTCTGGAAGAACAGGAAGTTAAATTTTAA
- a CDS encoding DNA replication/repair protein RecF, whose product MFLKNLSLVNYKNLDSASFEFDTKINCFVGNNGVGKTNVLDSIYHLAFGKSYFNPITSQNINHDADFFVVDGHFEKSEKEEHILVSAKRGQKKVIKRNNKAYEKFSDHIGFIPTVIISPADRDLIIEGSETRRKFMDGVISQSDNVYLNKLIQYGKITAQRNSLLKYFAANRSFDRDTLEVYNLQLNELGQHIFEKRKTFLEEFIPIFNKRYADITKNKERVDINYKSQLFDSNLGDLLEANLQKDMALQYTSVGTHKDDLSFEIEGHPIKKFGSQGQQKSFLVALKLAQFDFIKAISKVNPILLLDDIFDKLDEQRVAHIVALVATDQLGQIFISDTHADRTEAVVKSSNQTYKLFKL is encoded by the coding sequence ATGTTTTTAAAAAATCTCTCTTTAGTAAATTACAAAAACCTGGATTCGGCTTCTTTCGAGTTTGATACTAAAATAAATTGTTTTGTAGGCAATAACGGGGTTGGCAAAACCAACGTTCTAGATAGTATTTATCATTTAGCTTTTGGTAAAAGTTATTTCAACCCAATTACCAGTCAAAATATAAACCATGATGCAGATTTTTTTGTTGTAGATGGTCATTTTGAAAAATCAGAAAAAGAAGAACATATATTAGTAAGTGCCAAGCGAGGTCAAAAAAAAGTTATTAAAAGGAATAATAAAGCTTACGAAAAATTTAGTGATCACATTGGGTTTATTCCAACTGTAATTATTTCACCCGCCGATCGTGACCTCATTATCGAAGGCAGCGAAACCCGTCGTAAGTTTATGGACGGGGTAATTTCACAAAGCGATAATGTTTATCTAAATAAACTTATTCAATATGGAAAAATTACCGCTCAACGTAATTCTTTACTAAAATATTTTGCAGCAAACCGTAGTTTTGATCGCGATACGCTAGAAGTTTATAATCTTCAACTTAATGAACTTGGCCAGCACATCTTTGAGAAAAGAAAAACCTTTTTAGAAGAATTCATTCCTATTTTCAATAAACGCTATGCCGATATCACCAAAAACAAAGAACGGGTAGATATTAATTATAAAAGTCAGCTGTTTGATAGCAACTTAGGAGATTTACTTGAAGCAAACCTTCAAAAAGATATGGCTTTGCAATATACAAGCGTAGGTACCCATAAGGACGATCTAAGTTTTGAAATTGAAGGCCATCCTATTAAGAAATTTGGCTCCCAGGGCCAGCAGAAATCTTTTTTGGTTGCTCTTAAACTTGCGCAATTCGATTTTATAAAAGCGATTAGCAAGGTAAACCCTATTCTTTTGCTCGATGATATTTTCGACAAATTAGACGAACAACGAGTAGCACATATTGTAGCTTTGGTGGCCACAGATCAACTAGGCCAAATTTTTATTAGCGATACGCATGCTGACAGGACTGAAGCCGTGGTAAAAAGCAGTAATCAAACCTATAAACTCTTTAAATTGTGA
- a CDS encoding rhomboid family intramembrane serine protease — MKGSDKLRYKLQTATVVEKLIAINVLVFLLFFLFRTIAYLFQLPSDFLLEWFVFPKEPGEFIFKPWSIITYSFLHGGIWHILSNMLILYFSGIYFLNYFSPKRLLNFFFLGVIMGALVYMLSYNLFPAFETTGRSYLIGASAGVMAVLVGIATYIPNMRVRLLLIGSIKFWYIAAFLVALDIIQIPMSNAGGHLAHLGGAALGYVYTKQLQKGNDIGAWFEKIMDSFTGLFKTTDRKPKMKTVYRKTNKKSAAPERKSTFSRTLDKDEKQKQIDAILDKISKSGYDSLSKSEKDFLFKAGKED, encoded by the coding sequence ATGAAAGGATCTGATAAATTAAGATATAAACTGCAAACTGCAACGGTAGTTGAGAAGCTAATCGCAATTAATGTGCTGGTTTTCTTATTGTTCTTTTTATTTAGAACGATTGCTTATTTATTTCAGTTGCCATCAGATTTTTTATTGGAATGGTTTGTTTTTCCTAAAGAACCGGGAGAGTTTATATTTAAGCCCTGGTCTATAATTACATATTCATTTTTACACGGTGGGATATGGCATATCCTTTCTAATATGCTTATTTTATATTTCTCTGGAATTTATTTTTTAAACTATTTTTCGCCAAAAAGATTGCTCAATTTCTTCTTCCTGGGAGTGATCATGGGAGCCCTGGTTTATATGTTAAGTTATAATTTATTTCCCGCTTTTGAAACTACTGGACGGTCTTACCTTATAGGAGCATCGGCCGGAGTAATGGCGGTTCTTGTAGGTATTGCAACTTATATCCCCAACATGCGGGTTAGACTACTTTTAATTGGAAGTATTAAATTCTGGTATATTGCTGCTTTTTTAGTAGCCCTGGATATCATTCAAATCCCTATGAGCAATGCCGGTGGGCATTTGGCTCATCTTGGTGGGGCGGCTTTGGGCTATGTTTATACCAAACAGCTGCAAAAAGGTAACGATATTGGCGCCTGGTTTGAAAAGATTATGGATAGTTTTACTGGTCTATTTAAAACCACAGATCGAAAGCCTAAAATGAAAACCGTTTATCGCAAAACAAATAAAAAATCAGCTGCTCCAGAGCGTAAATCCACTTTTTCCCGAACACTTGATAAGGATGAAAAGCAAAAACAAATTGATGCTATATTAGACAAAATAAGCAAAAGTGGTTATGATAGTTTGAGCAAAAGTGAAAAGGATTTTCTTTTTAAAGCCGGTAAAGAAGATTAG
- the lepB gene encoding signal peptidase I, translating into MTFTQWFLFFLLVQVIHFAGTWKLYKKAGRHAWEAAIPVYNAVILMKIINRPWWWVILLFIPIVNLIMFPVIWVETIRSYGRHSTTDTLLAILTLGFYIYYINYATDVKYIKDRSLKPRTAAGEWISSILFAVIAATIVHTYVMQPFTIPTSSLEKTLLVGDFLFVSKFHYGARLPRTAVAFPMVHDTIPGLGIKSYLNKPQIPYLRLPGFEEIERNHIVVFNWPVDTVNAFQQYGDGKYYYKPIDKKSNYVKRAVGLPGDSLEVSEGKVIVNNEPLQLPGRAKTQFTYIGTSNGHGFNPRYLYEEYDITNGYYHNPNTNQFYIKALTESAYNRIKNHPNVTSIERYSDSLGSKDRSIFPNNGKLNWNNDHMGPIYIPKEGETVELTSESMPFYKRVIETYEGSEMGVNNKLSLNGTQVLLNGQPINSYTFKQNYYWMMGDNRHNSEDSRTWGFVPENHVVGKPVFVWMSWDANAQGFFNKIRWDRVFTTVKGDATPTSYLPYFLILVVIIIAFNYFKKRRKNA; encoded by the coding sequence ATGACGTTTACACAATGGTTTCTGTTTTTTCTGCTGGTTCAGGTTATTCACTTTGCAGGTACCTGGAAACTTTATAAAAAAGCAGGTAGACATGCCTGGGAAGCCGCAATTCCTGTTTACAATGCTGTAATTTTAATGAAGATAATCAACCGGCCGTGGTGGTGGGTAATTCTTCTATTTATACCCATTGTAAACCTAATTATGTTCCCTGTAATTTGGGTTGAAACCATTAGAAGTTATGGGCGTCACAGTACTACAGACACCCTTTTAGCTATTCTTACATTAGGTTTTTATATTTATTATATCAATTATGCTACCGATGTAAAATATATTAAAGATCGTAGTTTAAAACCAAGAACAGCGGCCGGTGAGTGGATTAGCTCTATACTCTTTGCCGTAATTGCCGCAACTATAGTGCATACGTATGTCATGCAGCCATTTACCATTCCTACTTCATCTTTAGAAAAAACCTTACTGGTTGGGGACTTCTTATTTGTAAGTAAGTTTCATTATGGTGCCAGGTTACCTAGAACTGCAGTAGCATTCCCCATGGTTCACGATACCATACCGGGCTTAGGAATAAAATCTTATCTAAACAAACCGCAAATTCCATATTTGAGATTACCGGGTTTTGAAGAGATAGAGCGCAACCATATTGTAGTTTTTAACTGGCCGGTAGATACCGTTAATGCATTTCAGCAATACGGCGATGGAAAATATTATTACAAACCTATAGATAAAAAGTCTAATTACGTAAAACGTGCGGTTGGACTTCCCGGAGATAGCCTTGAAGTAAGTGAAGGGAAAGTAATTGTAAATAATGAACCACTCCAACTTCCAGGTAGAGCAAAAACACAATTTACTTATATTGGAACATCGAACGGGCATGGTTTTAATCCTAGGTATTTATATGAAGAATATGATATTACAAATGGTTATTATCATAACCCTAATACCAATCAATTCTACATAAAAGCGCTAACAGAATCGGCTTATAATAGAATTAAGAACCATCCTAATGTAACGAGTATCGAAAGATATTCTGATTCTTTAGGATCAAAAGATCGCAGCATTTTCCCAAATAATGGAAAATTAAACTGGAATAACGATCACATGGGCCCAATTTATATACCCAAGGAAGGCGAAACAGTAGAACTTACTTCTGAATCTATGCCTTTCTACAAACGAGTTATCGAAACCTACGAAGGCAGCGAAATGGGTGTAAATAATAAATTAAGCCTAAACGGAACTCAGGTCTTATTAAACGGCCAACCCATAAACTCTTATACTTTTAAACAGAATTATTACTGGATGATGGGTGATAACCGTCATAATAGTGAAGACAGCCGTACCTGGGGATTTGTTCCTGAAAACCACGTGGTAGGTAAACCTGTTTTTGTATGGATGAGTTGGGATGCTAACGCACAGGGCTTTTTTAATAAAATTAGATGGGATAGGGTTTTTACAACCGTGAAAGGAGATGCAACACCCACCTCCTACCTCCCCTATTTCCTTATTTTAGTCGTAATTATTATTGCTTTCAATTACTTTAAAAAACGCAGGAAAAACGCTTAA